The Gasterosteus aculeatus chromosome 17, fGasAcu3.hap1.1, whole genome shotgun sequence genome includes a window with the following:
- the LOC120835170 gene encoding alpha-1,3-galactosyltransferase 2: MYVCGRLGPVQKMKVFFKYVLCIPLIPLSVYYLICPSVRTLIGFIPMDKCTLKSAEMLILDNVVDASLDLGSRRDVQTCTSWKAPVIWEGMFDPDLYDQKHKMEGSSVALTVFAVGRYLDAYLGTFLNSSEQHFMPGLPVTYYVFTDVPEKVPDVELASQRTLKVIKVGRSSRWQDISMMRMKTISNVIESDIRHRCTHVFCFDVDQVFTGRFGSEALGDSVALLHAHYYHLPATLFTYDRNRESRAYMETGDFYYHAAIFGGSWKSVKALTDACYQGILEDKRNNVEALWHDESHLNKYMWLHKPSRVLSPEYCWDTSIGYRSDIKVTRLLWAPKYYDKLRTS; the protein is encoded by the exons ATGTATGTTTGCGGGCGACTCGG ACCTGTTCAGAagatgaaggttttttttaaatatgtgctCTGCATACCTCTCATCCCGCTCAGTGTTTACTACTTGATATGTCCATCTGTGAG AACGTTGATAGGTTTCATACCTAtggacaaatgcactttgaaAAGTGCAGAGATGCTGATTCTTGACAACGTCGTGGACGCCAGCTTGGACCTCGG GTCCAGACGTGACGTGCAGACATGTACATCTTGGAAGGCGCCTGTCATTTGGGAAGGAATGTTTGACCCTGACCTTTATGACCAGAAGCACAAGATGGAAGGATCGTCCGTGGCTCTGACAGTGTTTGCTGTGGGCAG GTACCTGGATGCCTACCTCGGGACCTTCCTGAACTCCTCAGAGCAGCACTTTATGCCGGGTTTGCCCGTGACATATTACGTATTCACCGACGTGCCAGAGAAGGTGCCAGACGTCGAGCTCGCTTCCCAGCGAACCCTTAAAGTCATCAAAGTGGGAAGGAGCTCCAGGTGGCAGGACATCTCCATGATGCGAATGAAAACCATATCGAACGTCATTGAGTCGGACATTCGCCACCGCTGCACGCACGTCTTTTGCTTCGATGTGGATCAGGTGTTTACCGGCAGATTCGGCTCGGAGGCCCTGGGAGATTCTGTGGCTCTGCTCCACGCCCACTATTACCACCTTCCAGCGACGCTGTTTACCTACGACCGCAACCGAGAGTCCCGGGCGTACATGGAAACCGGCGATTTCTACTACCACGCTGCCATCTTTGGAGGCTCGTGGAAGAGTGTGAAAGCGCTGACCGACGCCTGCTACCAGGGCATCCTGGAGGACAAACGGAACAATGTGGAGGCCCTGTGGCACGACGAGAGCCACCTCAACAAGTACATGTGGCTCCACAAGCCGAGCAGGGTGCTCTCTCCGGAGTACTGCTGGGACACCAGCATCGGCTACAGGAGTGACATAAAAGTCACCCGTCTGCTGTGGGCACCAAAATATTATGATAAACTTCGTACAAGTTAG